In Glandiceps talaboti chromosome 16, keGlaTala1.1, whole genome shotgun sequence, a single window of DNA contains:
- the LOC144447763 gene encoding uncharacterized protein LOC144447763 — translation MADFSNDTLIMAYNLLAHSKSDIDETFNRMFEAFMGNLSHNISAVLISATNDKDLKTYEKETCEYFRGIIHKVLLVEGLKYGNGMGHTLDRCRFKYFWSKYTTEYVRDNVEKICQAIVKEFMLIQRVSRVLRKCGQYQDLMLLSAGDDTAYTYTDKLYYGQFARKFGEPLFHQSPAVDNILGRNFDYTLVLDGDTGIMPGDAHKLLLIAAANPDRGLIQPAIVMEVSTGDTVYMYLEKIRQSINADRENAVSALFGQCGYFGKALIKNKVYIEKVIGCRQSPLERVPIDVLSHDTFEAAILKPLYAGDVCLLEAPCFNYVTWDIRERRWNKGEILLMGYFWKEYVGKPMKWIQQKLQKDQFTETRLRTESHFDLLSSYIAHSAIRMMLTKPLLLLYFVLQVNVSSIHPFFRFDNIRLIILEIVCAFLQFTPEAVVGTVRLIMAVKANIYKSTAWVPQSVVENQFRSTNVFISSFRYLWGYSLFGAVVILGLLIYDTQPIWMIFMFVTVTMLPLFAAITSCRVTLKKKTLIES, via the coding sequence ATGGCGGATTTTTCCAACGACACTTTAATCATGGCATATAATCTCTTGGCACACAGTAAATCAGACATCGACGAAACTTTCAACAGGATGTTTGAAGCATTTATGGGAAACTTGAGTCATAATATTTCAGCAGTTTTAATCAGTGCAACAAATGACAAAGATTTGAAGACATACGAAAAGGAAACTTGTGAATATTTCAGAGGTATTATTCACAAGGTGTTACTTGTAGAAGGCCTCAAGTATGGAAATGGCATGGGCCATACTTTAGACAGATGTAGATTTAAGTACTTCTGGAGTAAATATACTACAGAGTATGTGAGAGACAACGTGGAAAAAATATGCCAGGCTATTGTGAAGGAATTTATGCTTATTCAACGTGTTAGCAGAGTTCTTCGTAAATGTGGACAGTACCAAGACCTAATGTTACTGAGTGCGGGTGATGACACCGCATACACTTATACTGACAAACTATACTACGGACAATTTGCCCGTAAATTTGGCGAACCTCTGTTTCACCAGTCACCGGCAGTTGACAACATCCTTGGCCGTAATTTTGACTACACCCTTGTTTTAGATGGAGACACTGGTATCATGCCAGGTGATGCCCACAAACTTCTATTGATTGCTGCAGCTAATCCGGACAGGGGTCTTATTCAACCAGCAATCGTGATGGAAGTGTCCACAGGGgacacagtgtacatgtacctcgaGAAAATCCGTCAATCAATTAACGCTGACAGGGAAAATGCTGTCTCGGCTCTTTTTGGGCAATGTGGATATTTCGGCAAGGCCCTAATTAAGAACAAGGTGTATATTGAAAAGGTCATTGGATGTCGCCAGAGTCCATTGGAAAGGGTGCCAATCGATGTGCTAAGTCATGATACATTCGAAGCTGCCATCCTGAAACCACTATATGCTGGGGATGTGTGTCTTCTGGAGGCCCCATGCTTTAACTACGTTACGTGGGATATTCGTGAACGTCGCTGGAATAAGGGAGAGATCTTACTGATGGGTTATTTTTGGAAAGAATACGTTGGAAAACCAATGAAATGGATACAACAAAAACTCCAAAAGGATCAGTTCACAGAAACAAGATTGAGAACAGAGTCTCATTTTGATTTATTGAGTAGTTACATCGCTCACAGTGCCATACGAATGATGTTAACAAAACCCTTGCTTCTGTTGTATTTCGTTCTGCAGGTCAATGTGTCCAGTATACATCCATTTTTTAGATTTGATAACATTCGTCTTATTATTCTGGAAATAGTGTGTGCATTTCTGCAATTCACCCCAGAGGCGGTTGTGGGAACAGTAAGACTCATAATGGCAGTAAAGGCAAATATATACAAAAGTACTGCATGGGTACCTCAAAGTGTAGTAGAAAATCAGTTCAGAAGTACGAATGTCTTCATTTCTAGTTTCAGATATTTGTGGGGGTACTCATTGTTTGGTGCTGTAGTCATCCTGGGTTTACTCATATATGACACTCAACCAATATGGATGATATTCATGTTTGTTACAGTTACAATGTTACCCTTGTTTGCAGCAATTACATCGTGTCGTGTGACGCTCAAGAAGAAAACGCTCATAGAAAGCTAA
- the LOC144447764 gene encoding uncharacterized protein LOC144447764 has translation MADFSNDTLIMAYNLLAHSKSDIDETFNRMFEAFMGNLSHNISAVLISATNNKDLKIYEKETCEYFRGIIHKVLLVEGLKYGNGMGHTLDRYRLKYFWSKYAIEYVRDNVEKICQATVKEFMLIQRVSRVLRKCGQYQDLMLLSAGDDTAYTYTDKLYYGPLVRKFGEPLFHQSPAVDNILGRNFDYTLVLDGDTGIMPGDAHKLLLIAAANPDRGLIQPAIVMEVSTGDTVYMYLEKIRQSINADRENAVSALFGQCGFFGKALIKNKVYIEKVIGCRQSPLERVPIDVLSHDTFEAAILKPLYVGDVCLLEAPCFNYVTWDIRERRWNKGEILLMGYFWKEYVGKPMKWIQRKLQKDQFTETRVRTESHFDLVSSYIAHSAIRMMLTKPLLLLYFVLQVNVSSIHPFLTFSLVMMIMIVLPKIAVFRFAKIHLILLEIVCAFLQFTPEAVVGTVRLIMAVKANIYKNTAWVPQSVVENQFRSTNVFISSFRYLWGYSLFGAVVILGLLTYGTRPIWMIFMFVTVTILPLFAAVTSCRVTLKKKTLIESSDDLVDEKSNIVNSNQFAVINVENSHDY, from the coding sequence ATGGCGGATTTTTCCAACGACACTTTAATCATGGCATATAATCTCTTGGCACACAGTAAATCAGACATCGACGAAACTTTCAACAGGATGTTTGAAGCATTTATGGGAAACTTGAGTCATAATATTTCAGCAGTTTTAATCAGTGCAACAAACAACAAAGATTTGAAGATATACGAAAAGGAAACTTGTGAATATTTCAGAGGTATTATTCACAAGGTTTTACTTGTAGAAGGCCTCAAGTATGGAAATGGCATGGGCCATACTTTAGACAGATATAGACTTAAGTACTTCTGGAGTAAATATGCTATTGAGTATGTGAGGGACAACGTGGAAAAAATATGCCAGGCTACTGTGAAGGAATTTATGCTTATTCAACGTGTTAGCAGAGTACTTCGTAAATGTGGACAGTACCAAGACCTAATGTTACTGAGTGCGGGTGATGACACCGCATACACTTATACTGACAAACTATATTATGGACCACTTGTTCGTAAATTTGGCGAACCTCTTTTTCACCAGTCACCGGCAGTTGACAACATCCTTGGCCGTAATTTCGACTACACCCTTGTTTTAGATGGAGACACTGGCATCATGCCTGGTGATGCCCACAAACTTCTATTGATTGCTGCAGCTAATCCAGACAGGGGTCTTATTCAACCAGCAATCGTGATGGAAGTGTCCACAGGGgacacagtgtacatgtacctcgaGAAAATCCGTCAATCAATTAACGCTGACAGGGAAAATGCTGTCTCGGCTCTTTTTGGGCAATGTGGATTTTTCGGCAAGGCCCTAATTAAGAACAAGGTGTATATTGAAAAGGTCATTGGATGTCGCCAGAGTCCATTGGAAAGGGTGCCAATCGATGTGCTAAGTCATGATACATTCGAAGCTGCCATCCTGAAACCACTATATGTCGGGGATGTGTGTCTTCTGGAGGCCCCATGCTTTAACTACGTTACATGGGATATTCGTGAACGTCGCTGGAATAAGGGAGAGATCTTACTGATGGGTTATTTTTGGAAAGAATACGTTGGAAAACCAATGAAATGGATACAACGAAAACTCCAAAAGGATCAGTTTACAGAAACAAGAGTGAGAACAGAGTCTCATTTTGATTTAGTGAGTAGTTACATCGCTCACAGTGCCATACGAATGATGTTAACAAAACCCTTGCTTCTGTTGTATTTCGTTCTGCAGGTCAATGTGTCCAGTATACAtccatttttgacattttccctGGTTATGATGATCATGATAGTGCTTCCCAAAATAGCGGTTTTTAGATTCGCTAAAATTCATCTTATTCTTCTTGAAATAGTGTGTGCATTTCTGCAATTCACCCCAGAGGCAGTCGTGGGAACAGTAAGACTCATAATGGCAGTAAAggcaaatatatacaaaaatactGCATGGGTACCTCAAAGTGTAGTAGAAAATCAGTTCAGGAGTACGAATGTCTTCATTTCTAGTTTCAGATATTTGTGGGGGTACTCATTGTTTGGTGCTGTAGTCATTCTGGGTTTACTCACTTATGGTACTCGACCAATATGGATGATATTCATGTTTGTTACAGTTACAATATTACCCCTGTTTGCAGCTGTTACATCGTGTCGCGTAACGCTCAAGAAGAAAACGCTCATAGAAAGCTCAGATGACTTAGTTGATGAAAAGTCAAACATTGTAAATAGTAACCAATTTGCTGTTATAAATGTTGAGAATTCACACGATTACTGA